A single Anopheles funestus chromosome 2RL, idAnoFuneDA-416_04, whole genome shotgun sequence DNA region contains:
- the LOC125762663 gene encoding 2',5'-phosphodiesterase 12, whose amino-acid sequence MLCWTLAHLYRRAIFTSSVSRSLYPFAGYSIRHGSNFTPKQRFTMRTAYFKQLPGEEQCQISFHLLLDQYKIDKVFNFNRSLTEQIDNSLERIRANVEKEFQKKNKRKKAKKQPTQPTDDNAPAGDQNTSVPADVPIVVSLGTDEEKITNMTIADILAKFDAGQYPNVQLTILDENFQVSYNSPEVHTVKLPTSMLADFYVCPSRLELHFATRECSTYSWSRGQMPESGNAQQIHWEQVSTELTYMVQKTDVGYHLKFSCTPKDSAGRTGPTMEIISPQPVQAGPGLCPFEVRHLFTQQKLKDGQFRVVSYNLLAELYSDSDYSRTVLFAYTPPYALEIDYRKQLFVKELLGYRADIVCLQEVDTKIFSLDLVPIFQQKNLAGHYQAKRNVAEGLATFYDVNKFELLEKDGVIISEILQRYPELWNQIKDNKPLVDRIENRSTALQLTLLRSKHDTSKHLLVANTHLYFSPDADHVRLLQIGYAMLYIREQYERIGQQYNLQESALALLFCGDFNSVPECGIYKLMTERFVGPDFADWESNTEEAAKNVTLSQPFKMASACGCPEFTNYTVGFAACIDYIFYQKGFLNVNDVIPMPSREELSMYEAIPSPVFPSDHVALVANLEWTG is encoded by the exons ATGTTGTGTTGGACACTGGCCCATCTGTATCGCAGGGCAATCTTCACATCATCCGTATCACGATCGTTGTATCCTTTCGCAGGATATTCTATCCGCCACGGTTCAAACTTTACGCCGAAGCAGCGTTTCACCATGCGGACCGCCTATTTCAAACAGCTGCCCGGTGAGGAGCAGTGTCAGATCAGCTTTCACCTGCTGCTCGACCAGTACAAGATAGACAAAGTGTTCAACTTTAATCGCAGTCTGACCGAGCAGATTGACAACAGCCTGGAACGGATTCGGGCGAACGTGGAGAAAGAGTtccagaagaaaaataaacggaaaaaggcaaaaaagcaACCAACGCAACCAACCGACGATAATGCACCAGCTGGCGACCAGAACACATCGGTACCGGCAGACGTACCGATAGTCGTGTCTCTCGGTACGGATGAGGAAAAGATTACCAATATGACCATCGCAGATATACTAGCAAAGTTTGACGCTGGCCAATACCCAAATGTGCAGCTTACTATACTAGACGAAAACTTCCAAGTTTCCTACAACAGTCCAGAGGTACATACGGTCAAATTGCCTACATCAATGTTGGCTGATTTTTATGTGTGTCCATCCCGGCTCGAACTGCATTTTGCAACACGCGAATGTAGCACGTACAGTTGGTCCAGAGGACAGATGCCAGAGTCGGGCAATGCGCAACAAATCCACTGGGAGCAGGTCAGCACGGAGTTGACGTACATGGTACAGAAGACTGACGTTGGGTATCATCTAAAGTTTAGCTGCACACCGAAGGATTCCGCTGGGCGGACTGGTCCAACGATGGAAATTATCTCGCCGCAACCGGTACAGGCCGGACCGGGGCTGTGCCCGTTCGAGGTGCGCCATCTGTTTACACAGCAGAAGCTAAAGGATGGCCAGTTTCGAGTGGTGTCTTACAATTTACTTGCCGAGCTGTACTCCGACAGCGACTACAGTCGGACTGTTCTGTTCGCTTATACACCACCGTACGCGCTAGAAATCGATTACAGGAAGCAACTGTTCGTAAAGGAACTACTCGGCTACCGGGCAGATATCGTATGTTTGCAGGAGGTGGACACAAAAATATTCAGCCTGGATTTGGTGCCTATTTTTCAACAGAAAAACCTTGCCGGTCACTATCAAGCAAAGCGCAATGTTGCAGAAGGTTTGGCAACGTTTTACGATGTGAATAAGTTCGA GCTACTCGAAAAGGATGGCGTTATCATCAGCGAGATTTTGCAACGTTATCCGGAGCTATGGAACCAGATAAAGGATAACAAACCGTTGGTAGATCGGATCGAGAACAGATCGACCGCTTTGCAGCTTACCCTTTTGCGTAGTAAACACGATACGAGCAAGCATTTGCTAGTGGCCAATACGCATCTGTATTTCAGCCCAGATGCTGACCATGTGCGTTTGCTACAGATAGGGTACGCCATGCTGTACATACGCGAACAGTACGAACGGATCGGTCAACAGTACAATTTACAGGAGTCCGCATTAGCTTTGCTGTTTTGTGGCGACTTTAACTCGGTGCCGGAGTGTGGCATCTACAAGCTCATGACGGAACGCTTTGTTGGGCCGGACTTTGCCGACTGGGAAAGCAATACGGAGGAAGCGGCCAAAAACGTTACACTATCGCAACCGTTCAAGATGGCTTCGGCCTGTGGATGTCCAGAGTTTACTAATTATACGGTGGGATTCGCTGCATGCATTGACTACATCTTCTACCAGAAAGGATTTTTGAACGTGAACGATGTTATTCCGATGCCAAGCCGAGAAGAGCTATCGATGTATGAAGCAATACCTTCGCCCGTCTTTCCTTCGGATCACGTTGCGCTGGTCGCAAACTTGGAGTGGACCGGGTAG
- the LOC125762673 gene encoding uncharacterized protein LOC125762673 gives MALPMEHALRRSMLLIRGQPDKSDHLQDILFDAAIKYTHTGFRVLFFTQKPIERVATSIREQFSDLFKMITFIYVQTIDAALKRLLDIQRWTNCVPGLIIVESFDLLTTSNPNDAQNKQDFQRALFLATLADTIRTISINQKGTCNCIVSLNYGTMATVPFELYYREHNVLDVSHINESSDILSIMMENEHSIESNLL, from the coding sequence ATGGCTCTTCCAATGGAACATGCCCTCCGCCGGTCAATGCTGCTGATCCGTGGACAACCGGATAAATCAGACCACCTTCAAGACATCCTGTTCGATGCGGCCATCAAGTATACACATACCGGGTTTCGCGTTCTGTTCTTCACCCAGAAACCCATAGAACGGGTGGCAACCAGCATCCGGGAACAATTTAGTGATTTGTTCAAAATGATCACCTTTATCTACGTTCAAACGATCGATGCTGCATTGAAGCGCCTGCTCGATATACAACGCTGGACCAACTGCGTGCCGGGTTTAATTATAGTCGAATCGTTTGATCTGTTGACCACATCGAATCCTAACGATGCGCAAAACAAGCAAGACTTTCAGCGGGCTCTGTTTTTGGCCACTTTAGCAGATACCATTCGTACGATCTCGATCAATCAGAAGGGAACATGCAACTGCATCGTTTCGTTGAACTATGGCACCATGGCAACTGTGCCATTCGAACTGTATTACCGGGAACATAACGTGCTCGATGTGAGCCATATAAATGAATCATCGGACATTCTGTCGATCATGATGGAAAATGAGCATAGTATAGAGAGTAATTTACTCTGA
- the LOC125762676 gene encoding 28S ribosomal protein S14, mitochondrial — MSVVGFVSRFVTCGQNLAGHRLQQVRNKWADWRMIKDHKRRQCVVQHADARLRVNSLRKNTILPIELREIASKEIDAFPRDSSLVRVRERCAVTSRPRGIVHRWRVSRIVWRHMADYNKLSGVQRAMW, encoded by the exons ATGTCGGTGGTGGGTTTCGTGTCACGATTCGTCACATGCGGCCAAAATCTAGCTGGGCATCGG CTTCAACAAGTTCGTAACAAGTGGGCTGACTGGCGTATGATCAAGGATCACAAACGTCGGCAGTGTGTGGTGCAGCATGCTGATGCCCGTCTGCGGGTAAACTCGCTCAGGAAGAATACGATCTTGCCGATTGAATTAAGGGAAATTGCCAGCAAGGAGATTGATGCATTTCCGCGAGACTCGTCGTTGGTGCGTGTACGCGAGCGATGTGCTGTAACTTCACGACCGCGTGGTATCGTACACCGGTGGCGGGTCAGTCGTATCGTGTGGCGTCATATGGCAGACTACAATAAGCTGTCCGGTGTTCAGCGAGCTATGTGGTAG
- the LOC125762662 gene encoding carnitine O-acetyltransferase-like, whose product MNMTRLIQSRTAASPLGRVLTSSSAPPVGKMVPTSSQQTYGTSATAGPLALQRQPVPKLSDTMQKLVRSIEPHVDANTLAGTKRAIEQFTVSGGIGQKLQALLEQRAAQKDNWLADWWLRSAYMEYRDPVIVYSSPGLVFPKANYKTTDEQLLYAAKMVSAALAYKMLIDGGKIKPEMMGKIPLDMSQYEKIFGTCRIPGKDRDSVQYNPRSRHIVVACNNHYYRLPVFTSAGGIASEGQILTELKKIVAKEGNNRASPLGILTANQRDSWASAYETLMADPINRSSVESIQQALFVLSIDRELPQKSGTDHIVTASDLLIHGGGSNANGGNRWYDKTIQLVVAPNGINGLTYEHSPAEGQPIAVMTDFLLEYINNGKSLNTKDQVELKDGAVKLTLNVTPALQSEIEQAANFVDKLAADIQMDYVHFTDYGKGFIKTQRMSPDSYIQMAIQYAFYRLHHTPGAHYESAQNRMYVHGRTETIRSCSVESIAFARAMLEPKQDGPTKLEAMKAAINAHKAYVSMAIQGQGVDRHLLGLKLTAKENGLTVPELFSDQGIQRSAHMRLSTSQVASRYDAFMCYGPLTQDGYGCCYNPKEDDMWFGVSAFRSNKETDLARFRVSLQEALREMYEVLVLYGEKPKAKL is encoded by the coding sequence atgaACATGACTCGCTTGATTCAGTCTCGAACCGCGGCTTCACCACTCGGGAGAGTTTTAACATCGTCCAGTGCACCACCAGTGGGTAAAATGGTTCCAACTTCATCCCAGCAAACGTACGGAACATCGGCAACGGCAGGTCCGCTTGCGCTCCAACGCCAACCCGTCCCGAAACTCTCCGATACGATGCAGAAACTGGTGCGGTCTATCGAACCGCACGTCGATGCAAACACGCTAGCCGGAACCAAGCGTGCCATCGAACAGTTTACCGTGTCGGGTGGTATTGGGCAAAAATTGCAAGCTTTGCTGGAACAACGTGCAGCGCAAAAGGATAACTGGCTTGCGGATTGGTGGCTGCGGAGTGCTTACATGGAGTACAGGGATCCGGTCATTGTTTACTCGAGCCCGGGCCTTGTCTTTCCCAAAGCTAATTACAAAACAACTGACGAACAGTTGCTGTACGCGGCAAAAATGGTTTCAGCGGCACTCGCCTACAAAATGCTTATCGATGGTGGCAAAATTAAGCCGGAAATGATGGGTAAGATACCGTTGGATATGTCACAGTACGAGAAGATCTTCGGTACATGTCGTATTCCGGGGAAGGATCGCGACTCGGTGCAGTACAACCCACGATCGAGACACATCGTGGTAGCGTGCAATAATCACTACTATCGACTTCCGGTGTTCACTTCTGCGGGGGGTATTGCTAGTGAGGGACAAATTCTCACCGAACTGAAGAAGATCGTAGCAAAGGAAGGTAACAATCGGGCCAGTCCTCTTGGTATCCTGACCGCTAATCAACGGGATAGTTGGGCGAGTGCGTACGAAACGTTGATGGCCGATCCGATCAATCGATCGTCGGTGGAAAGCATCCAGCAGgcactgtttgttttgtcgaTCGATCGCGAACTACCACAAAAGTCTGGAACTGATCATATCGTAACGGCAAGCGATCTCCTAATACACGGTGGAGGATCGAACGCTAACGGTGGTAACCGATGGTACGACAAAACGATCCAATTGGTCGTAGCACCGAACGGCATTAACGGTCTGACGTACGAACATTCCCCCGCCGAAGGACAACCGATCGCGGTAATGACGGACTTCTTGCTCGAGTATATTAACAACGGAAAGAGTCTCAATACGAAGGATCAAGTCGAGCTTAAGGATGGAGCAGTTAAGTTAACCCTTAACGTAACACCTGCGTTGCAATCGGAAATTGAACAAGCGGCTAATTTTGTTGATAAACTAGCCGCAGACATACAGATGGACTACGTACACTTTACCGACTATGGAAAGGGCTTCATTAAGACGCAGCGCATGAGTCCCGATAGCTACATCCAGATGGCAATTCAGTATGCATTCTATCGACTGCATCACACTCCTGGCGCTCACTACGAATCGGCCCAGAATCGGATGTATGTGCACGGCCGCACCGAAACGATACGCTCGTGTTCGGTTGAATCGATTGCTTTCGCACGAGCGATGCTAGAACCGAAACAGGATGGACCGACCAAACTGGAAGCAATGAAGGCTGCCATCAACGCGCACAAGGCATACGTATCGATGGCAATCCAAGGGCAGGGAGTAGATCGACATTTGCTCGGATTGAAGCTGACGGCGAAGGAGAATGGGCTGACCGTGCCGGAACTCTTTTCCGATCAAGGCATACAGCGTAGCGCGCATATGCGGCTTTCCACTAGCCAGGTGGCATCACGGTACGACGCATTCATGTGCTATGGCCCACTAACGCAGGATGGATACGGATGCTGCTACAATCCGAAGGAGGACGATATGTGGTTCGGCGTGTCAGCGTTCCGTTCGAACAAAGAAACGGATCTAGCGCGGTTCCGAGTGAGCTTGCAGGAGGCCTTGCGTGAAATGTACGAAGTGTTGGTCTTGTACGGCGAGAAGCCTAAGGCCAAGTTGTGA
- the LOC125762669 gene encoding ATP-dependent RNA helicase WM6: MADNEDLLDYEEEDQTEQVVAETTEQPKKDVKGTYVSIHSSGFRDFLLKPEILRAIVDCGFEHPSEVQHECIPQAVLGMDILCQAKSGMGKTAVFVLATLQQLEPTENVPYVLVMCHTRELAFQISKEYERFCKYMPTIKVAVFFGGLPIQKDEEVLKTTTPHIIVGTPGRVLALIRNKKLNLKNLKHFILDECDKMLEQLDMRRDVQEIFRNTPHGKQVMMFSATLSKEIRPVCKKFMQDPMEVYVDDETKLTLHGLQQHYVKLKENEKNKKLFELLDVLEFNQVVIFVKSVQRCMALAQLLTEQNFPAIGIHRGMVQEERLSRYQQFKDFQKRILVATNLFGRGMDIERVNIVFNYDMPEDSDTYLHRVARAGRFGTKGLAITFISDEADAKILNDVQDRFDVNINELPDEIDLSSYIEGR; encoded by the exons ATGGCTGATAATGAAGACCTATTAGATTACGAGGAAGAGGACCAGACCGAGCAGGTGGTGGCAGAGACCACGGAACAGCCGAAGAAGGATGTGAAGGGTACTTACGTATCGATTCACAGCTCCGGTTTCCGTGATTTTTTGCTGAAGCCCGAAATATTGCGCGCCATTGTCGATTGTGGTTTCGAGCATCCCTCTGAAG TGCAACATGAATGTATTCCACAGGCTGTGCTTGGTATGGACATTTTGTGCCAGGCCAAGTCGGGTATGGGAAAGACAGCTGTATTTGTGCTTGCCACGTTGCAGCAGTTGGAACCGACCGAAAACGTGCCGTACGTGCTGGTTATGTGTCATACGCGCGAGCTCGCTTTCCAGATTAGCAAGGAGTACGAGCGGTTTTGTAAGTACATGCCCACCATCAAGGTGGCCGTATTTTTCGGTGGGCTACCAATCCAAAAGGACGAGGAGGTGCTGAAAACGACGACACCCCATATTATCGTGGGAACGCCCGGACGCGTGTTGGCGCTTATCCGCAACAAGAAGCTAAATCTGAAAAATCTGAAACATTTCATACTTGACGAGTGCGACAAAATGCTCGAACAGTTAG ATATGCGCCGCGATGTCCAGGAGATTTTCCGTAACACACCACACGGAAAGCAAGTGATGATGTTCTCCGCCACACTGAGCAAAGAAATTAGGCCGGTGTGCAAAAAGTTCATGCAAGAT CCGATGGAAGTGTATGTTGACGACGAAACCAAGCTAACTTTGCACGGTCTGCAGCAACATTATGTGAAGCTgaaggaaaacgaaaagaacaaaaaactctTCGAATTGCTTGATGTGTTGGAGTTCAATCAG GTGGTTATTTTCGTCAAATCCGTTCAACGTTGCATGGCCCTGGCACAGTTGCTAACAGAGCAAAATTTCCCCGCCATTGGTATCCATCGTGGCATGGTACAGGAAGAACGTTTGTCACGGTACCAACAGTTTAAGGATTTCCAAAAGCGTATCCTCGTTGCCACGAATCTGTTCGGTCGCGGTATGGATATTGAGCGTGTGAACATCGTGTTCAATTACGATATGCCGGAAGATTCGGATACCTATCTGCATCGAGTGGCCCGTGCCGGTCGTTTCGGTACCAAGGGTCTTGCCATCACGTTCATCTCGGATGAGGCAGACGCAAAGATTCTGAACGATGTACAGGATCGGTTCGATGTGAACATTAACGAGCTGCCGGACGAAATCGACCTCTCCTCTTACA TTGAAGGACGATAA